In the genome of Paenibacillus pabuli, one region contains:
- a CDS encoding PspA/IM30 family protein, whose protein sequence is MGILSRFRDVMKANVNHVLARAQDPEKTVNEYMRSLSSDLGQVKAETAAVLSDESRAKRALDECSAEIKKLQRYAEKSAESGDEDKARGFLEKKAAQTEKRNELQAAYDRASAKAQMMKHMHEKLVADMGQLESRHAELKGRMAAANAQQQANERNASAANASAALKAMEDKANQALNEAEALAELRAGAQEDDLDVLIAQLEQQMNAEAGNNAQVTPSPEEELALIQKKLEDK, encoded by the coding sequence ATGGGAATCTTATCGAGGTTTAGGGACGTAATGAAAGCGAATGTGAACCATGTGCTGGCTCGGGCACAAGATCCGGAGAAGACGGTGAATGAATACATGCGGAGCTTGAGCAGTGACCTGGGTCAGGTCAAGGCAGAGACGGCTGCGGTTCTCTCGGATGAGAGCAGGGCGAAGAGAGCTTTGGACGAATGCAGCGCAGAGATTAAGAAATTACAGCGGTACGCAGAGAAATCAGCGGAGTCCGGTGATGAAGACAAGGCACGTGGTTTTCTTGAAAAGAAGGCAGCGCAGACTGAGAAACGGAATGAATTACAAGCTGCTTATGATCGGGCTTCTGCCAAAGCCCAAATGATGAAGCATATGCATGAGAAGCTGGTTGCGGATATGGGGCAATTGGAATCACGGCATGCAGAGCTGAAAGGCAGAATGGCGGCTGCCAATGCGCAACAACAGGCCAATGAACGGAACGCTTCGGCTGCTAACGCAAGTGCTGCTTTGAAGGCAATGGAGGACAAGGCAAATCAGGCGCTTAACGAAGCTGAGGCTTTGGCTGAACTGCGTGCTGGGGCACAGGAAGATGATCTGGATGTGCTAATTGCACAGTTGGAGCAGCAAATGAATGCCGAAGCGGGTAATAATGCACAGGTGACGCCGAGTCCGGAGGAAGAGCTGGCCTTAATTCAGAAGAAATTGGAAGATAAATAA
- a CDS encoding TFIIB-type zinc ribbon-containing protein — protein sequence MPVIEYKCPNCGSGMLFDSATGALSCPSCGRQDNIEQIPDPLKKQVFTENEVKEYHCNSCGADIVTEPETSATTCSFCGAAVVLSDRLTGDLAPAMVLPFSISKDEAKQAFKKWCRNGLLTPSGFMTADRVQSITGIYVPFWLYELHNKIEVHGRGTKIRTYTQGDYHYTETQHFDIYRRIRLNYVNLPIDASEKMKDELMDKLEPFPYNQLKLFKTPYLAGYIAEKYSYTDEELYPRAKEKTSSYIDSYIASTVSGYNSVSYTDKQIDTTLKNADYVLLPVWMVYYDYNRSQYTFAMNGQTGKVVGKPPISKAKVAGWFAGISAVSLLSLKLVSWMMGGGFL from the coding sequence ATGCCGGTAATCGAGTACAAGTGTCCCAACTGCGGCAGTGGAATGCTTTTTGATAGTGCAACTGGTGCGTTATCCTGCCCCAGCTGCGGACGACAGGATAATATCGAACAGATCCCCGATCCGCTGAAGAAACAGGTGTTCACGGAGAATGAGGTCAAGGAGTATCACTGTAACAGCTGCGGCGCGGATATTGTGACTGAGCCGGAGACAAGTGCAACGACATGCAGCTTCTGTGGAGCTGCCGTTGTTCTGAGTGATCGATTGACGGGAGATTTGGCACCGGCCATGGTCCTCCCCTTTTCAATCAGTAAGGATGAGGCCAAGCAGGCGTTCAAAAAGTGGTGCAGAAACGGTCTGCTAACGCCTAGCGGATTTATGACGGCTGACCGGGTCCAGAGTATTACCGGGATATACGTGCCCTTCTGGTTATATGAGTTACATAATAAAATTGAAGTTCATGGCCGTGGCACAAAAATCAGAACCTACACGCAGGGTGATTATCATTACACCGAAACGCAGCATTTTGATATTTACCGGAGAATCCGGCTGAACTATGTGAATCTGCCCATCGATGCTTCGGAGAAAATGAAAGATGAACTGATGGATAAACTGGAGCCATTTCCGTATAACCAGTTAAAGCTTTTTAAAACCCCGTATCTCGCCGGGTACATTGCGGAAAAATATAGTTATACCGATGAGGAACTATACCCGCGCGCCAAAGAAAAAACGAGCTCTTATATTGATTCTTATATTGCATCAACGGTTTCAGGCTATAACAGTGTTAGCTATACGGACAAACAGATTGATACTACGTTAAAAAATGCAGACTATGTGCTGCTGCCGGTATGGATGGTTTACTATGACTACAATCGTTCGCAGTATACCTTTGCCATGAATGGTCAGACGGGTAAAGTGGTGGGTAAACCGCCGATTAGCAAAGCTAAAGTTGCAGGATGGTTCGCAGGAATTTCAGCCGTTTCCTTGTTGTCATTGAAACTGGTCTCCTGGATGATGGGAGGTGGATTCCTGTGA
- a CDS encoding PrpR N-terminal domain-containing protein, producing MIFIKGRKIMRTRVHIIAPYESMTTIIEECIPLFPQLAIQYEVGDLMKGAELAAQAERNGAEIMISRGGTAQLIKEAVTIPVIDVQLSGYDMIRSLTLASQFNGQTAIVGFANITSGAQSIIDLMELPLKVYTIRSSEDVARLLLELKASGYRQIVGDVITVNTAKSYGLEGLLIQSGKESILRALEDAQLVYRHLSKNHAVSVILNNLVTQEHPNLLVFNEQNEIVFENLTDFEQNPLSDNHIYLTNTNLEFHQSQVQNVFIVDDYQLTVTAYETTLSNKSYKVYFLEKGQPYAFAQFGITAYTDISMEPIVAESLAMQAVLKNIRALYENHEPIYLLGEADSGKSFLVKHIHQMYSSGGLMLQMDLDKVPPGHLHKIPLSKVRNVEINYWENGSKDEELIAFIQTCLQRQIGVFILGEQQLNFSGALDIELNTIIMPSLMDRQEDLAPLIQHFLSDYYQKYGTVAVKMKEDALQLIRDQVPHMTVNQLRHLIKQAALNEQDYVISAETLSHLLGEQPSSNTMKLSGTLKEIEKEIIQLVLLEENNNQSKAAERLGINRATLWRKLKE from the coding sequence ATGATTTTTATAAAAGGCAGGAAAATTATGCGTACACGAGTTCATATTATCGCTCCTTACGAATCCATGACTACGATTATAGAAGAATGCATTCCGCTATTCCCCCAGTTAGCCATTCAATATGAGGTGGGCGACCTGATGAAAGGCGCCGAATTGGCGGCCCAGGCTGAACGAAACGGGGCGGAGATTATGATTAGCCGCGGTGGTACTGCCCAGCTGATTAAGGAAGCCGTAACCATTCCCGTCATTGATGTACAGTTGTCGGGATATGACATGATACGTTCGCTGACACTGGCCAGCCAGTTCAACGGCCAGACCGCTATCGTTGGCTTTGCCAACATTACTTCAGGGGCGCAGTCCATTATTGATCTGATGGAATTACCTTTAAAGGTATATACCATACGCAGCTCTGAGGATGTGGCAAGGCTGCTGCTGGAGCTGAAGGCATCGGGATACCGCCAGATTGTTGGTGATGTCATCACCGTGAATACAGCCAAATCGTATGGTTTGGAAGGCTTGCTGATCCAATCTGGCAAAGAATCCATTCTCAGAGCTCTTGAAGATGCACAGCTGGTATATCGGCATTTAAGCAAAAATCACGCGGTATCCGTCATACTGAACAATCTAGTCACTCAAGAACATCCAAATCTTCTTGTTTTCAACGAACAGAACGAGATTGTATTTGAGAACTTGACGGATTTTGAGCAAAATCCACTGTCCGACAATCACATTTATCTCACCAATACGAATCTGGAATTCCACCAGTCCCAAGTTCAAAATGTGTTCATTGTGGACGATTACCAGCTTACGGTGACCGCCTATGAAACGACATTAAGCAACAAGAGCTATAAAGTATATTTTCTTGAAAAAGGACAGCCGTACGCTTTTGCACAATTTGGCATAACGGCGTATACCGATATATCCATGGAACCGATTGTTGCCGAATCGCTTGCCATGCAGGCCGTGTTGAAGAACATCCGGGCGCTTTACGAGAATCATGAACCCATTTATCTGCTAGGTGAAGCGGATTCGGGCAAGTCTTTTCTGGTCAAACATATTCATCAGATGTACTCCAGCGGTGGGCTGATGCTCCAAATGGATCTGGACAAGGTACCTCCGGGTCATTTGCACAAAATTCCACTTTCCAAGGTGCGCAACGTAGAAATTAATTATTGGGAAAACGGCTCGAAGGACGAGGAATTGATCGCATTCATTCAGACTTGTCTACAGAGGCAGATCGGGGTATTTATCCTCGGGGAACAGCAATTGAATTTTAGTGGAGCTTTGGACATCGAGCTGAATACGATCATTATGCCAAGCCTTATGGACAGACAGGAGGATCTTGCGCCTCTCATCCAGCATTTCCTCAGCGATTACTACCAGAAATATGGAACCGTTGCAGTGAAGATGAAAGAGGACGCATTGCAGCTAATCAGAGATCAAGTTCCGCATATGACAGTGAACCAGTTGAGGCATCTGATCAAACAGGCTGCACTGAATGAACAGGACTACGTGATCTCAGCCGAGACCCTATCACATCTGCTTGGTGAGCAACCCTCATCCAATACGATGAAGCTCAGTGGTACGCTGAAAGAAATCGAAAAAGAAATTATTCAACTCGTTCTACTTGAGGAAAACAACAACCAATCCAAGGCGGCCGAACGCTTGGGGATTAACCGTGCCACGTTATGGCGTAAACTTAAAGAGTGA
- a CDS encoding class I SAM-dependent methyltransferase, producing MSGKKENPEQAQQYANSGNFNARIHLHKTYSTNPYPWPLWVFDQFPKMDDLRVLELGGGNGLLWMANAGRIPGHWDVTITDKSSGMLRDAERNLAHLGTNVQWSVMDAEAIHFPEDCFDIVIANHMLYHLGNLERALSEIGRVLKKDGTFYASTIGSRNMAEMKELIKVFNPDSQYDSILGTIESKFSLENGKQQLESVFTDVQLHVYEDSLSITDSDAIVEYVLSMNGLEGNEQVMSLQEAQAFKVFLDRKMKESNGKIHISKASGMFSCTNARMVHSSRNPS from the coding sequence ATGTCGGGGAAAAAAGAAAATCCTGAGCAAGCTCAGCAATACGCAAACTCCGGTAATTTCAATGCGCGAATTCATTTGCATAAAACATACAGCACCAACCCATATCCTTGGCCTCTTTGGGTCTTTGACCAATTTCCAAAGATGGATGATCTCAGGGTCTTAGAATTGGGTGGTGGAAACGGATTGTTGTGGATGGCCAATGCCGGGCGCATTCCCGGTCATTGGGATGTAACCATTACAGACAAATCGTCGGGGATGCTTCGGGATGCCGAGCGCAATCTTGCCCATCTTGGGACAAATGTCCAATGGAGTGTCATGGATGCAGAGGCAATTCATTTTCCCGAAGACTGCTTTGATATCGTAATCGCTAATCATATGTTATATCATCTTGGGAATCTGGAGAGGGCATTATCCGAAATAGGGAGAGTGCTTAAGAAGGACGGAACCTTCTATGCAAGTACGATCGGTTCCCGAAATATGGCCGAAATGAAAGAGCTGATAAAAGTTTTTAATCCGGATAGCCAATATGACAGCATTCTTGGCACGATTGAGTCGAAATTTTCCTTGGAGAACGGAAAACAACAACTTGAAAGTGTTTTTACTGATGTGCAATTACATGTTTACGAAGATTCGCTTTCCATAACAGACTCAGACGCTATTGTCGAATATGTATTATCCATGAATGGGTTGGAAGGAAATGAACAGGTCATGAGTCTTCAGGAGGCCCAAGCTTTTAAAGTCTTTTTAGATAGGAAAATGAAAGAATCAAATGGGAAGATACACATTAGCAAGGCTTCCGGAATGTTCTCTTGTACAAACGCCAGAATGGTTCATTCTTCAAGGAATCCATCCTAG
- a CDS encoding 2-keto-3-deoxygluconate permease — protein MNIKATLDRIPGGMMVVPLLLGATINTFFPNALRIGGFTEALFVNSSSTLIALFLLIAGTQITFKTAGSSVGKGVTLLVFKWAVGAILGLIAIFFADSNGLFLGLAPLAIIAAMTNSNGGLYIALAGQYGKEDDKAAYPFLALSDGPFLTMVALSIFGAMGFANGMFSPMSFVAVLLPLIVGIVIGNLDKNMADWLHKGSDKLVPFFAFSLGMGINFSSIIQGGLSGILLGVLTVLITGGIGFLLFRAIGWNPIVGASEGSTAGNAVGTPAAIVAANASFAPIAEIATVQIAASVVTTAILLPIFIGFLSKRLEKSGGVEKYNQRPST, from the coding sequence ATGAACATTAAAGCAACATTAGATCGTATTCCTGGCGGTATGATGGTTGTTCCCCTGTTGCTCGGTGCAACCATTAACACATTCTTTCCGAATGCTTTGCGAATCGGGGGTTTCACGGAAGCCCTGTTCGTAAACAGTTCAAGCACATTGATCGCCCTGTTCCTGTTGATTGCCGGTACGCAAATCACGTTCAAGACGGCTGGTTCTTCGGTTGGTAAAGGCGTTACACTGCTTGTGTTCAAGTGGGCAGTTGGTGCAATATTAGGTTTGATCGCCATATTCTTTGCGGACTCCAATGGTTTATTCCTTGGTTTGGCGCCACTCGCCATTATCGCCGCAATGACGAATTCCAATGGTGGACTGTACATCGCGTTGGCCGGACAATACGGCAAAGAAGATGACAAAGCGGCTTATCCGTTCCTCGCGCTCAGCGACGGACCGTTTCTCACCATGGTTGCACTCTCTATTTTCGGTGCGATGGGCTTCGCCAACGGCATGTTCTCTCCGATGTCTTTTGTAGCCGTACTGCTTCCGCTTATCGTCGGTATTGTTATTGGTAATCTCGATAAAAACATGGCTGATTGGCTGCATAAAGGCAGTGATAAGCTTGTTCCATTCTTCGCCTTTTCACTGGGTATGGGAATTAACTTCTCATCGATCATTCAAGGCGGACTCAGCGGTATCTTGCTGGGTGTACTGACTGTATTGATCACTGGTGGCATCGGTTTCTTGTTGTTCAGAGCTATTGGCTGGAACCCGATTGTCGGTGCTTCCGAAGGCTCCACAGCCGGTAACGCTGTAGGTACGCCTGCTGCCATCGTGGCTGCAAACGCTTCTTTTGCCCCGATTGCCGAGATTGCAACGGTACAGATTGCTGCGAGTGTTGTGACAACTGCCATTCTGCTGCCGATCTTCATCGGTTTCCTCTCCAAAAGGCTAGAGAAATCAGGCGGCGTCGAGAAATACAATCAAAGACCGTCCACATAA
- a CDS encoding MarR family winged helix-turn-helix transcriptional regulator → MASNRDELEKLAYGTLRIVKEFTHAQNLRSDLDRLTFEILLYVKEQGAVRITDIASKLDLNPSSITRRIQGLKQSGHIVAVSDPNDLRSSLVTLSPLGEEELSDFLEVSIDGLAHILRDWNDSEVQRFAKQLLNYADAMRTWRLAKGADSNVGEKRKS, encoded by the coding sequence TTGGCAAGCAATCGAGATGAGCTTGAGAAATTGGCCTACGGTACGTTAAGAATAGTTAAAGAATTTACGCATGCACAAAATCTTCGATCAGATCTGGACCGTTTAACGTTTGAAATTCTGTTGTATGTCAAGGAACAGGGAGCTGTAAGGATCACGGATATTGCCAGCAAACTGGATCTGAATCCCTCATCAATCACCCGGAGAATTCAAGGATTGAAGCAGTCGGGTCATATCGTTGCGGTCTCCGATCCGAATGATTTACGATCCAGTTTGGTTACCTTATCTCCATTGGGAGAAGAGGAATTGTCTGATTTCCTGGAAGTGAGTATTGATGGTTTGGCACATATCTTACGCGATTGGAACGACAGTGAGGTGCAGAGGTTTGCCAAACAGTTACTAAACTATGCGGATGCCATGCGTACATGGCGTCTGGCTAAAGGAGCGGACTCCAATGTCGGGGAAAAAAGAAAATCCTGA
- the pdxA gene encoding 4-hydroxythreonine-4-phosphate dehydrogenase PdxA — protein MKPTVGITMGDAAGIGPEIIMKALGHQEVYNNCNPLVIGDAKILERVLPVIGSSLKVNAIQEPSEAKYEFGTVDVIDLDLVPADLEYGKVSAVAGDAAFQFLAKAIDLAKKQQIHSICTAPLNKEALHLGGHLYPGHTEILADLTDTEDFSMMLTTPNLRVIHLTTHMGLIDAIASINPERTYTVVKLAHDTLKKAGFDNPRVAVCGINPHAGENGLFGNGEEEEKLQPGIERAQREGINVVGPLPADTLFFRAGRGDFDIVVACYHDQGHAPIKVMGIEEGVNITVGLKGGIIRTSVDHGTAFDIAGKNIADDKSMLAAIRSAIELAPKTQI, from the coding sequence ATGAAACCAACCGTTGGAATTACAATGGGCGATGCAGCAGGCATTGGACCCGAGATCATCATGAAAGCACTGGGCCATCAGGAGGTCTACAACAACTGCAATCCACTCGTCATTGGCGATGCCAAAATTTTGGAGCGTGTCCTGCCTGTCATCGGATCGAGTCTGAAGGTTAATGCCATTCAAGAGCCATCCGAAGCCAAGTATGAATTCGGTACGGTCGACGTTATTGATCTGGACCTCGTTCCAGCTGATCTGGAATATGGTAAAGTATCTGCCGTTGCGGGAGATGCAGCATTTCAGTTTCTGGCGAAAGCCATTGATCTGGCCAAAAAACAGCAAATTCACTCCATCTGCACAGCACCTCTGAACAAGGAAGCCCTGCACCTGGGCGGGCACTTGTATCCAGGTCACACCGAGATTTTAGCTGATCTGACCGATACCGAGGATTTCTCCATGATGCTGACTACACCCAATCTGCGAGTGATTCACCTTACGACGCATATGGGACTGATTGACGCCATCGCAAGCATTAACCCGGAAAGAACATACACTGTGGTTAAACTGGCTCATGATACGTTGAAAAAAGCAGGCTTCGATAATCCACGCGTAGCTGTTTGCGGTATTAACCCGCATGCAGGTGAGAACGGATTGTTCGGTAATGGTGAAGAGGAAGAAAAACTTCAGCCCGGCATCGAACGTGCGCAAAGGGAGGGCATTAACGTCGTTGGTCCACTTCCGGCGGACACATTATTCTTCCGCGCTGGCCGTGGCGATTTCGATATCGTTGTTGCTTGTTATCACGACCAGGGACATGCACCGATCAAGGTCATGGGCATTGAAGAGGGTGTGAACATTACAGTAGGTCTCAAAGGCGGTATTATCCGCACTTCTGTAGACCATGGAACGGCCTTTGACATCGCAGGCAAAAACATCGCAGATGACAAAAGTATGCTGGCTGCTATCCGTTCTGCCATTGAGCTTGCTCCCAAAACGCAAATTTAA
- a CDS encoding four-carbon acid sugar kinase family protein, with product MKLAIIADDLTGANDSGVQLARHGLKTSVLFNMDEDNIRHYDAVVFDTDSRSITPEDAYQRVHRATELLLRNGFGTIFKKMDSTMRGNIGIEIDALYDVVKPDFMMIAPGYPKNNRTILNGTHYLNGVPLADTEIANDPKTPVTLSYLPDLLKLQTKYEVGEITVSDLESGTDHIKTLLETFKANDIPYILIDSTDEQHLEQVLSITSELDYSFAWAGSAGIANYLPTHYGLGAQSAELTIPTNPGPILTVVGSVNKNSREQLKQLLQKTNVSSIPFHSFKAVSESADREQEIDRVYEEVKAKAVEGNDVVLYSTAEQVDIELARATGEVRGLNHTEVSNEIVRAIGEICAKLLENGYFKGVSMTGGDTAKQICMKWNISGFELLDELEIGVPISKFIGIEDLYVITKAGGFGRPDVFIHAIEKLKGGVPV from the coding sequence ATGAAATTAGCCATTATTGCAGATGATTTGACCGGCGCCAATGACAGCGGGGTGCAGCTTGCCCGCCATGGCTTGAAGACTAGTGTACTGTTCAATATGGACGAAGATAACATTCGTCATTACGATGCAGTTGTGTTTGATACCGATAGCCGTTCCATCACACCGGAGGATGCGTATCAGCGGGTTCACCGGGCAACCGAACTGCTGCTCAGGAACGGATTTGGCACCATTTTCAAAAAAATGGACTCGACTATGCGCGGAAACATCGGGATCGAGATCGACGCTTTGTATGATGTGGTCAAACCGGACTTTATGATGATCGCCCCGGGTTATCCCAAGAATAACCGCACCATTCTTAATGGCACGCATTATCTGAACGGTGTTCCACTAGCCGATACTGAGATTGCGAATGATCCGAAGACACCTGTAACCCTTTCGTATCTTCCGGATTTGCTCAAGCTCCAGACCAAGTATGAAGTGGGCGAGATTACAGTGAGTGATCTTGAATCGGGAACAGATCATATTAAGACGCTATTGGAAACCTTTAAGGCAAACGACATTCCATATATCCTCATCGACTCGACAGATGAGCAGCATCTGGAGCAGGTTCTGAGTATTACCAGCGAGCTGGATTATTCATTTGCCTGGGCAGGCTCGGCGGGCATCGCGAACTACCTTCCCACTCATTACGGTTTGGGGGCACAGTCCGCGGAATTGACCATTCCGACAAATCCGGGACCAATCCTCACCGTCGTAGGGAGTGTGAACAAAAACTCTCGTGAACAACTCAAGCAGTTGCTACAGAAAACCAACGTATCCTCCATCCCGTTCCACTCCTTCAAAGCCGTATCGGAATCTGCAGATCGTGAGCAAGAAATCGATCGTGTGTATGAAGAAGTGAAGGCCAAAGCTGTGGAAGGCAATGATGTGGTCCTCTACTCGACCGCCGAACAGGTGGATATTGAACTGGCACGTGCTACAGGTGAAGTCCGAGGGCTTAATCACACCGAGGTCAGCAATGAGATTGTAAGAGCCATAGGTGAAATCTGTGCCAAGCTGCTCGAGAATGGGTATTTCAAAGGGGTATCCATGACCGGCGGAGATACGGCTAAACAAATCTGCATGAAGTGGAATATCAGCGGATTCGAGCTGCTTGATGAGCTTGAAATTGGTGTCCCGATATCGAAATTTATTGGAATTGAGGATCTGTACGTGATTACCAAAGCAGGCGGATTCGGCAGACCCGACGTCTTCATCCATGCGATTGAAAAATTAAAAGGAGGAGTTCCCGTATGA
- a CDS encoding glycoside hydrolase family 88 protein, translating into MWKKAIDDTLHVTRRNIDRFGGRFPHVSNGDEHYVLNDNTEWTAGFWSGILWLCTEYTQDPLFREAAASTVDNFRRRMDQKIIFDHHDIGFLYSLSSKAQWIVEQDDAARKLTLEAADMLMKRWREEAGLIQAWGRKGDVNNGGRIIIDCLLNLPLLFWAYEQTNNEEYRRVAELHALKSRRFLVRGDDSSYHTFYFDQATGEAIRGGTHQGYHDGSTWTRGQAWGIYGFALCSRYLQSAEMLETAKRLARYFLAHLPEDEVAYWDFDAPQTPTTKRDSSASAIAACGLLEIAGRMDEADPERKVFQNAAESSMRSLVNHYSTQGSDTAEGLLKHGSYSVRGGDSPDDYTIWGDYFYLEALMRLERGIPGYWYDRQ; encoded by the coding sequence ATGTGGAAAAAAGCTATTGATGATACGTTACATGTCACCCGACGTAATATAGATCGATTTGGTGGACGCTTTCCCCATGTTAGTAACGGGGATGAGCATTATGTGCTTAACGATAATACAGAATGGACGGCTGGATTCTGGTCAGGCATCCTGTGGTTATGCACGGAGTATACACAAGACCCGTTGTTTCGTGAGGCAGCAGCAAGTACCGTCGATAACTTCCGTCGGCGAATGGATCAGAAAATCATTTTTGATCATCATGATATTGGTTTCCTCTATTCATTGTCATCCAAGGCGCAATGGATTGTGGAGCAAGATGATGCCGCAAGGAAACTTACGCTGGAAGCTGCCGATATGCTGATGAAACGCTGGCGGGAGGAAGCCGGACTGATTCAGGCTTGGGGGCGTAAAGGCGATGTGAACAACGGAGGGCGAATTATTATCGATTGTCTGCTTAATCTTCCGCTGCTGTTCTGGGCGTATGAGCAGACCAATAACGAGGAGTATCGCCGCGTTGCCGAGCTGCATGCGCTCAAAAGCCGCCGGTTCCTTGTACGTGGGGACGACTCCAGTTATCATACGTTTTATTTTGACCAGGCTACCGGAGAGGCTATTCGAGGTGGTACGCATCAGGGTTACCATGACGGCTCTACCTGGACACGCGGACAGGCATGGGGGATTTACGGTTTTGCTCTGTGCAGCCGCTATCTGCAAAGTGCAGAGATGTTAGAGACAGCGAAGCGTCTCGCTCGTTATTTCCTTGCCCATCTTCCGGAGGATGAAGTAGCCTATTGGGATTTTGATGCTCCGCAGACGCCTACAACGAAAAGGGATAGCTCTGCATCGGCCATTGCTGCCTGTGGCCTGTTGGAAATTGCCGGACGGATGGATGAAGCTGATCCTGAGCGGAAGGTTTTCCAGAATGCAGCGGAATCCTCCATGAGATCCTTAGTTAATCATTATTCCACGCAGGGTTCCGATACAGCGGAGGGTTTGCTGAAGCATGGCTCCTACTCTGTAAGAGGTGGAGATTCACCTGATGATTACACGATCTGGGGTGATTATTTTTATCTTGAGGCGTTGATGCGTCTGGAACGAGGCATTCCCGGGTACTGGTACGATCGTCAATAA
- a CDS encoding alpha/beta fold hydrolase, which translates to MKIVLKRMGYGALALLGILLLFIAISFTNHTIKLKKEAAILSPPGVMVDVNNHPMHVYTEGSGKHTLVFMSGGGTSSPVMDFKALYSRLSDQYKIAVVEKAGYGFSATAKVSRDIDTMLEETRTALTLAGETPPYVLFPHSMSGIEALYWAQMYPNEIEAIIGLDPAIPEVYEEYPLPSAGMMSLTGIGARVGITRFFPDIVNSSAAIEEERLSSKEEEIYRALFYKRTQTLNMNEEVKMIRNNAEQVLERGIPDVPMYFFISNGEELPVENWQNYLVKYVESVKNGRYLLLHNGHYVQDTDPDLIAEESIKFIGEL; encoded by the coding sequence ATGAAAATTGTACTTAAACGAATGGGTTATGGTGCCTTGGCTTTATTGGGTATCCTGCTTTTGTTCATAGCGATTAGTTTCACGAATCATACAATTAAATTAAAGAAAGAAGCGGCTATATTGTCACCCCCAGGTGTAATGGTTGATGTTAATAATCACCCAATGCATGTCTACACAGAAGGTTCCGGAAAACATACACTGGTCTTTATGTCAGGTGGGGGCACATCTTCTCCTGTAATGGATTTCAAGGCGCTCTATTCCAGATTGTCGGATCAATACAAGATTGCTGTTGTTGAGAAAGCAGGCTACGGCTTCAGTGCAACTGCAAAAGTCTCGCGTGATATTGATACGATGTTGGAAGAAACCAGAACAGCTCTGACCTTAGCGGGAGAAACACCGCCCTATGTGTTATTTCCGCATTCTATGTCGGGCATAGAAGCACTATATTGGGCACAGATGTATCCAAATGAAATTGAGGCTATCATTGGTCTTGATCCTGCTATTCCAGAGGTTTATGAGGAGTATCCTCTACCTTCAGCTGGTATGATGAGCCTTACAGGCATAGGAGCTCGTGTTGGAATAACTCGTTTTTTCCCCGACATCGTTAACTCGTCCGCAGCCATTGAAGAGGAGCGGTTGTCTTCCAAAGAGGAGGAAATCTATAGGGCATTATTTTATAAGAGAACCCAGACACTGAATATGAATGAAGAAGTTAAAATGATTAGGAATAATGCAGAACAAGTTTTAGAAAGAGGTATTCCGGATGTGCCCATGTATTTTTTTATATCGAATGGAGAGGAATTACCTGTCGAGAACTGGCAAAATTACTTAGTGAAGTATGTTGAGTCTGTGAAGAATGGGCGCTATCTGTTATTACATAACGGTCATTACGTTCAGGATACTGATCCTGATCTAATTGCAGAGGAAAGTATCAAATTTATAGGAGAACTATGA